In one Bacillus horti genomic region, the following are encoded:
- a CDS encoding VCBS repeat-containing protein, which translates to MSYFYRYQPYPDLTRNPSILPGGQWGDVNGDHIVDHVYLTGQPMPNSPYTENIQLHVQDGRTGMTYSIDLKDNAGYNPTIFLGDFTGDDAEDILVSIDSGGSGAFTYDELFSFLHNQARKLYDNDWFYEKYGQGMVNYEDFYKVRVLVPSLNKEYILDISGRDAEYLSQLYTTDGKLKKPTEGSISGVSGVYPIDLQRDGQYELWPFQRIIGLYNADGLGYLQTPLEWNKEQGLFVPVYQWASIYGNEIKAV; encoded by the coding sequence ATGAGTTATTTTTATCGTTATCAGCCTTATCCTGATCTAACGAGAAATCCTTCCATACTTCCCGGCGGTCAGTGGGGAGATGTAAATGGCGATCACATTGTGGATCACGTGTACTTAACAGGGCAACCCATGCCCAATTCACCCTACACAGAAAATATTCAGTTACATGTTCAAGATGGACGTACTGGAATGACGTATTCAATAGATCTAAAAGACAATGCTGGCTATAATCCAACAATCTTCTTGGGTGATTTTACTGGTGATGACGCTGAGGATATTCTCGTAAGCATTGATTCAGGAGGCAGTGGTGCCTTCACTTATGATGAGTTATTTTCTTTTCTCCATAACCAAGCACGAAAATTATATGATAATGATTGGTTCTACGAAAAATATGGGCAAGGTATGGTCAACTATGAGGACTTTTACAAGGTGCGTGTTCTAGTTCCTTCTCTTAACAAGGAATATATCCTAGATATTAGTGGTAGGGACGCTGAGTATTTATCTCAGCTTTATACGACTGACGGAAAGCTCAAAAAACCTACAGAGGGAAGTATTTCTGGGGTTAGCGGCGTGTATCCTATCGATCTACAAAGAGACGGACAATATGAATTATGGCCATTTCAACGGATCATCGGGTTATACAACGCTGACGGATTAGGGTATCTACAAACACCATTGGAATGGAACAAAGAACAAGGGCTCTTCGTTCCCGTTTACCAATGGGCATCCATTTACGGTAATGAAATTAAAGCTGTGTAA
- a CDS encoding phosphodiester glycosidase family protein yields MSTKVHVALALFFALVVGVFVATFQQLPQVAIQTQQLALPLEQANADEPSVPKRFEDMHTMFESLNQTVDQSNENTQSIRTILSDMTEFALAEKAEFDSQAQMVADARKISAAETKKSADLLDTIITNLLGDPIGQTFGDNSTIKVFSLKEAGYRGYMAKVRLHNPKAVRLALAGDGIGNSGETTSQAGKRHNAALAINGGGYARGADGLLYPIGITVVDGEIKTFYRTDLSFVGFNSNGHLVGGDLTTREQIQNLDVQHGATFVPTLLKDGKKMPIPKEWQNTRHPRTLIGHFSNGDVLFIVIDGRQKGYSNGVTLEEAQDKLLEFKVVDAYTLDGGGSSAFYYNGKLLNSPSDGRERRLPTNFVVMP; encoded by the coding sequence GTGTCTACTAAGGTTCATGTTGCCTTAGCGTTGTTTTTTGCCCTAGTTGTTGGAGTGTTTGTGGCCACTTTTCAGCAGTTGCCCCAAGTGGCTATACAAACGCAGCAGTTAGCTCTCCCATTAGAACAAGCGAATGCGGACGAGCCTAGTGTACCCAAGCGTTTTGAAGACATGCACACTATGTTTGAGAGCTTAAATCAAACGGTGGATCAATCTAATGAAAATACACAATCCATAAGAACAATTTTATCGGATATGACAGAATTTGCTTTGGCTGAGAAAGCGGAGTTCGACTCACAGGCTCAGATGGTTGCGGATGCTCGCAAAATCAGTGCGGCAGAAACAAAGAAGTCTGCTGATCTATTAGACACAATCATCACAAATTTATTGGGTGATCCTATTGGACAAACGTTTGGTGATAACTCTACTATAAAAGTATTCTCTCTGAAGGAAGCGGGTTACAGAGGATATATGGCTAAGGTAAGGCTACATAATCCAAAAGCTGTACGCTTAGCTCTGGCAGGTGACGGAATCGGGAATAGTGGAGAGACAACCAGCCAAGCTGGAAAACGTCATAATGCAGCTTTAGCCATTAATGGCGGGGGATATGCTAGAGGAGCAGACGGACTATTATACCCAATCGGCATTACTGTGGTTGATGGGGAAATTAAGACGTTTTACCGGACGGATCTTAGCTTCGTAGGCTTTAATAGCAATGGTCATTTAGTTGGTGGAGATTTAACAACAAGAGAACAGATTCAAAACTTGGATGTTCAGCATGGGGCAACCTTTGTTCCAACGTTATTAAAGGATGGGAAGAAGATGCCTATTCCTAAAGAATGGCAAAACACGAGACATCCTCGAACTTTAATCGGTCACTTCTCAAACGGTGATGTGCTCTTTATCGTCATTGATGGTCGACAAAAAGGCTATAGTAACGGGGTTACGCTTGAGGAAGCTCAGGATAAGTTGCTAGAATTTAAAGTTGTGGATGCATATACGTTGGATGGTGGAGGGTCAAGCGCCTTCTATTATAATGGCAAGCTTTTAAACAGCCCATCTGATGGCAGGGAAAGAAGACTTCCAACAAACTTTGTGGTTATGCCATAA
- a CDS encoding OsmC family protein: protein MVTIEVGKESNGNYLIQNDQGFSSVGLNAPGGEEGLTPIELICSSLGLCVAIAIKTIIKRDGLEMESLKVEVGATKAQGSPSRVEHFQINVHLEGVFDEARKKKLITSAKRGCTIGHTLERGATIDLEIV, encoded by the coding sequence ATGGTTACAATCGAAGTTGGAAAAGAGAGTAATGGGAACTATCTCATCCAAAATGATCAAGGTTTTTCCTCTGTTGGGCTTAACGCACCAGGCGGAGAAGAAGGGTTAACTCCCATAGAATTAATTTGCTCGTCACTCGGCCTTTGTGTAGCTATCGCAATCAAAACCATTATAAAGCGGGATGGACTAGAAATGGAAAGTCTGAAAGTAGAGGTTGGGGCGACCAAGGCTCAAGGTAGTCCATCTAGAGTTGAGCACTTTCAAATCAACGTTCATCTAGAGGGAGTGTTTGATGAAGCACGGAAAAAGAAACTCATCACATCCGCTAAGCGTGGCTGTACGATTGGACATACCCTAGAACGTGGGGCTACAATTGATCTTGAAATAGTGTAA
- a CDS encoding MFS transporter: protein MGIFKNRNFSLMFVGRLVSNIGGSLYAVAAMLLIYDLGGSTFYTGLAGFLSILPRIVEFCSGPLIDRIPIRSLLIRTQMIQSVLLLIIPLAAMFNFLSVALVLIITPIISTFNVLIYPAQMAALPKVLPEKDLTKGNSLFTIAYQGVDISFNGIAGILFVMIGPFALYLANSAAFLVGAILFSFIRLTQKSDSSSEKKSLSTDSSTVEAVTKQKRNMKESLDRYIHDLKEGVSVIVGSFFAKILAGVIILNFVSAATFAVFPEFGLEIGGTEYVGFLLVASAVGSLAGALIAPVLKLERFPLGKMYTVGYLFAGTCWALAAWAPTGWMTLVLYAIAWIPAGALNIVILTALQKIVPKHLMGRVFTAATSLSGIAAPIGHLFGGSLGVWTGSIFIVTLCGSIVILVALYWLVDPECRNLPATENMSEDDLPMNRLPVGQQVTT from the coding sequence ATGGGGATTTTTAAGAATCGTAATTTTAGTTTAATGTTTGTGGGAAGGCTTGTTTCTAATATTGGGGGGAGCTTGTATGCTGTTGCAGCCATGCTACTTATTTATGATCTTGGAGGCTCTACCTTTTATACAGGATTAGCTGGCTTTTTATCGATTTTACCAAGGATCGTAGAGTTTTGCTCGGGACCTTTAATTGATCGTATCCCTATTCGTTCCTTACTCATTCGAACTCAGATGATACAGTCTGTCCTTCTGCTAATTATTCCATTAGCCGCTATGTTTAATTTTTTATCTGTGGCACTTGTTCTCATCATCACACCGATTATCTCTACATTTAATGTATTAATTTATCCGGCACAAATGGCTGCTTTGCCAAAGGTATTGCCAGAGAAGGATTTGACAAAGGGGAACTCCCTGTTCACCATAGCATATCAAGGAGTAGACATTTCATTTAATGGTATTGCTGGAATCCTTTTCGTGATGATCGGACCATTCGCCTTATACTTAGCAAATTCAGCTGCCTTTTTGGTGGGAGCGATTCTGTTTAGCTTTATTCGTTTGACTCAAAAGAGTGATTCATCTTCTGAGAAGAAATCTCTTTCTACAGATTCATCAACCGTAGAGGCGGTAACTAAACAGAAGAGAAATATGAAAGAATCGCTAGACAGATACATTCATGATTTAAAAGAAGGGGTATCAGTAATTGTTGGCAGCTTTTTCGCTAAGATATTAGCTGGAGTCATCATCTTGAATTTTGTCAGTGCGGCTACATTTGCTGTGTTTCCCGAGTTTGGACTGGAAATTGGAGGGACAGAATACGTTGGATTTTTACTTGTTGCGTCTGCAGTTGGGAGTTTAGCAGGTGCTCTCATTGCCCCTGTACTGAAGCTTGAACGATTTCCTCTAGGAAAAATGTACACAGTTGGCTATTTATTTGCTGGCACATGCTGGGCATTAGCTGCGTGGGCTCCAACAGGATGGATGACACTTGTTCTTTATGCGATTGCTTGGATTCCAGCAGGGGCATTAAATATTGTCATTCTAACGGCTCTACAAAAAATAGTACCTAAGCATTTAATGGGACGTGTGTTCACTGCTGCTACTAGTTTGTCAGGAATAGCGGCACCGATTGGTCATTTGTTTGGAGGAAGCTTAGGGGTATGGACTGGAAGTATTTTCATTGTAACGCTCTGTGGTTCAATTGTCATTCTAGTAGCTCTTTACTGGCTCGTAGATCCTGAGTGTCGTAACCTACCTGCAACGGAGAATATGAGTGAAGATGATCTTCCGATGAATCGTCTGCCTGTAGGGCAGCAGGTGACAACCTAA
- a CDS encoding ArsR/SmtB family transcription factor → MSNKMNDQMMPVSIEQSKLLGNPLRIKIIGALYGTAKTSKQVATQIGESPGNVHYHVQKLYQGGLIDLVEEKRVGGVIEKYYLSKAKWFKSDQDVKVFPELDDSFESASATNISMSLQLKESEQEELLNEFRTLLEKWVERTSTPEHAMEEEFVIGLKLVSRKEKQKD, encoded by the coding sequence ATGTCTAATAAGATGAACGATCAAATGATGCCTGTATCCATTGAGCAATCTAAGCTTTTAGGAAATCCTTTACGAATCAAGATAATAGGTGCCTTATATGGAACAGCCAAAACATCTAAGCAAGTAGCCACACAAATTGGAGAGTCACCTGGGAATGTTCATTATCATGTTCAGAAGCTCTATCAAGGTGGACTGATTGACTTAGTTGAGGAGAAAAGAGTTGGCGGTGTCATTGAAAAGTATTACCTTTCTAAAGCAAAATGGTTCAAGTCCGATCAGGATGTGAAGGTATTTCCGGAATTAGACGATAGCTTTGAATCTGCTTCAGCAACGAATATCAGTATGAGCCTACAGTTGAAGGAGTCTGAGCAAGAAGAGCTGCTAAATGAATTTCGAACCCTTTTAGAAAAATGGGTAGAGCGAACATCGACTCCTGAACACGCCATGGAAGAAGAATTTGTCATCGGGCTGAAGCTTGTTTCACGGAAGGAAAAACAGAAGGATTAA
- a CDS encoding YybH family protein: MKFHSAVVEHLESIQKKDLSTLQHTLSSLSDISVIMPTGRLIRGYDDVRSMNQDWFNDPDWSFNFSIIKEEETSELGYAVVQVEYHDIDLNGVPYNKKYYLTLILRKIGPDWFLVHDQNTFTD; the protein is encoded by the coding sequence ATGAAATTCCATTCAGCTGTTGTAGAACATCTAGAGTCTATCCAGAAAAAAGATTTATCCACTTTGCAGCACACTTTATCCAGCTTATCAGACATCAGTGTTATTATGCCTACAGGTCGATTGATTAGGGGATATGACGATGTTCGCTCTATGAATCAAGATTGGTTTAATGATCCCGATTGGAGCTTCAACTTTTCAATCATTAAAGAAGAAGAAACAAGCGAGCTGGGTTATGCTGTTGTGCAGGTCGAGTATCATGATATAGACCTTAACGGTGTCCCTTACAATAAAAAATATTATCTAACTCTCATTCTAAGAAAAATTGGTCCAGACTGGTTCTTAGTCCATGATCAAAATACGTTTACAGATTAG
- a CDS encoding GIY-YIG nuclease family protein, translating into MDRKKELKQQFKETKIEAGIYQIKNRQNGKVFIGSTPNLKTLNGVKFMLEMGSHKNKELQLEWKEFGQEAFTVDVLETLKKDKDKLYFNEKEELEKLEEKWLEELQPFGERGYHK; encoded by the coding sequence ATGGATCGTAAAAAAGAATTAAAGCAGCAATTTAAAGAGACGAAAATAGAAGCGGGCATCTACCAAATTAAGAACAGACAAAATGGAAAGGTGTTTATCGGTAGTACTCCAAATTTAAAAACCTTAAATGGAGTCAAGTTTATGCTGGAAATGGGGAGTCATAAGAATAAGGAATTACAGCTAGAGTGGAAGGAATTCGGCCAAGAGGCTTTTACAGTTGATGTACTTGAAACCTTAAAGAAAGACAAGGATAAATTATACTTTAATGAAAAAGAGGAGCTGGAAAAGCTTGAAGAGAAGTGGCTTGAGGAACTCCAGCCTTTTGGAGAAAGAGGGTATCATAAATAA
- a CDS encoding ABC transporter ATP-binding protein, with amino-acid sequence MRKGLIEPFHYKRISLKDEEKKGESRTPLKQEGAPKKKKIKNWSGTLKRIWGYLAVNRLQLSLVLVMVILSSVLALLGPFLIGMAIDNYIVEWDASGLVRVLIGLAIIYLMYSLSIWLQNYWMIAIAQKTVYTMRTQLFNHLHKLPIPFFDKRQHGELMSRITNDIENVSSTLNSSFIQIFSSVLTLLGIVSVMLWLSPLLTLLTMIVIPMMFFGMKWITKRTGKLFKEQQRHLGSLNGFIEETVSGQRIVKAFSQEEKVTREFLVKSENLKTAGFWAQTFSGFIPKLMNMLNNLSFTIIAAMGGVFALLELITIGTIVIFAEYSRQFTRPLNDLANQFNTLLSAIAGAERVFEIIDEEPEEKESTKDKPISFDHLKGEVEFVQASFSYEKGGNTIRNISFHVQPGQTVAFVGPTGAGKTTIINLLSRFYDLDSGSLLIDGHEITSIKREELRKHMGFVLQDSFLFQGTVRENIRYGRLDATDQEIVEAAKLANAHSFIMKLSQGYDTVLTHGGSGISQGQKQLLSIARAILANPSLLILDEATSSIDTITELKIQEALERLMKGRTSFVIAHRLNTIQKADQIMVLEDGQIIEQGSHEELLQQQGFYHGLYHSQLREVM; translated from the coding sequence ATTCGTAAAGGACTTATTGAACCATTTCACTATAAAAGGATTTCTCTTAAAGACGAAGAGAAAAAGGGTGAATCGAGAACCCCTCTAAAACAGGAGGGAGCTCCTAAAAAAAAGAAAATCAAAAATTGGTCTGGAACGTTAAAGAGAATATGGGGTTACTTAGCTGTCAACAGACTACAACTTTCCTTGGTTCTAGTGATGGTCATCTTAAGCTCAGTTTTGGCTCTACTTGGTCCTTTTTTAATCGGGATGGCCATTGATAACTATATTGTAGAGTGGGACGCTAGTGGATTGGTTAGAGTACTAATTGGGTTAGCTATTATTTACTTGATGTATTCCTTATCCATTTGGCTACAGAATTATTGGATGATTGCTATCGCACAAAAAACGGTCTACACAATGAGAACACAGCTGTTTAACCATTTACACAAGCTTCCTATTCCGTTTTTCGATAAGAGACAGCATGGTGAGCTCATGAGCCGAATAACGAACGATATAGAGAACGTCAGTTCAACGTTAAACAGTTCTTTTATTCAAATTTTCTCTAGTGTTCTTACCCTATTAGGAATAGTTTCTGTCATGCTTTGGCTCAGTCCCTTGCTTACTCTTTTAACCATGATCGTTATTCCTATGATGTTCTTTGGGATGAAATGGATTACAAAACGAACAGGCAAGCTCTTCAAGGAACAGCAGAGACACTTGGGAAGCTTAAATGGATTTATTGAGGAGACGGTATCAGGACAGCGTATCGTTAAAGCTTTCTCTCAAGAGGAGAAGGTCACAAGGGAATTCTTAGTGAAAAGTGAGAATCTAAAGACGGCTGGATTCTGGGCTCAGACTTTCTCTGGATTTATCCCTAAGCTGATGAATATGCTCAATAACCTAAGCTTTACAATCATTGCAGCTATGGGAGGTGTTTTCGCCCTCCTCGAGCTGATTACTATTGGTACAATTGTTATCTTTGCTGAGTACTCGAGACAATTTACTAGACCATTAAATGATTTGGCTAACCAATTTAATACGCTATTGTCTGCGATTGCCGGGGCAGAAAGAGTATTTGAAATTATTGATGAAGAGCCAGAGGAAAAGGAAAGCACGAAGGATAAGCCGATCTCATTTGATCATTTAAAAGGAGAGGTTGAATTTGTACAAGCATCCTTCTCCTACGAAAAAGGCGGCAATACAATTCGAAATATTAGCTTTCATGTACAGCCAGGTCAAACAGTCGCCTTTGTTGGTCCTACCGGAGCGGGGAAAACAACGATTATCAATCTGCTTTCCCGTTTCTATGATCTAGATAGTGGCTCACTCTTAATTGATGGACATGAGATTACATCCATTAAACGAGAAGAGCTTAGAAAGCATATGGGATTTGTTTTGCAGGACTCTTTCCTGTTTCAAGGTACAGTACGGGAAAATATTAGATATGGACGTCTTGATGCAACAGATCAAGAAATTGTCGAGGCAGCTAAGCTAGCTAACGCACATTCATTTATTATGAAGCTTTCTCAGGGCTATGATACCGTGCTAACGCATGGGGGAAGTGGGATAAGCCAAGGGCAGAAGCAGCTTCTTTCCATAGCCAGAGCCATTTTAGCTAATCCATCTCTCTTAATTCTTGATGAAGCAACTAGTAGTATTGATACGATTACAGAATTGAAAATTCAAGAAGCGCTAGAACGGTTAATGAAGGGGAGAACAAGCTTTGTGATTGCCCACCGTTTAAATACCATCCAAAAAGCGGATCAAATTATGGTCTTAGAGGACGGACAAATTATTGAGCAGGGTTCACATGAGGAATTGCTGCAGCAGCAGGGTTTTTATCATGGGCTGTATCATAGTCAGCTAAGAGAGGTTATGTAG
- a CDS encoding ABC transporter ATP-binding protein, which produces MLKVLSFLKPYRIAVAVALFLTIMELFVELFQPLIMARIIDHGIMEGDLNTVLLWGGIMVGISLIAFASGIINSFYSAHVSQNFGFDIRKDLFEKVQAFSFANFNRFPTSSLITRMTNDITQLQNVIFMGLRIALRAPLLVIGGTIMALIVNAKLALILLLTIPFLVCFLIWILNRGGTLFRSVQDRLDGVNNVMQENLAGIRLIKAFLRRKHESKRFGVSNQQLMDRTVSALRFMELTMPILLLVMNLAIIAVLWFGSREVTAGGASVGEVVAIVNYITRITGALTVFSFIIMGVSRARASANRVTDVLDTDIDLIDAENVTPNTRFQQGSVEFKQVGFRYPSSESAVLEEISFKADAGETIAILGATGSGKTSLFQLIPRLYDVDHGRILIDGLDISMVKLKDLRQQIGYVPQEALLFTGTVRENIAWGKEQATMEQIVEAATAAQIHETIMKLPKQYDTVVGQKGVNLSGGQKQRLSIARALIRNPRILLLDDSTSALDLKTEAKLLQAIKEYTCTTFIITQKISTSIEADRILIIEEGRLIAEGNHQELLKDSDLYQRIFQSQFGEEELKHAQTSQ; this is translated from the coding sequence ATGCTAAAGGTACTTTCCTTTTTAAAACCATACCGCATAGCTGTTGCGGTCGCTTTATTTCTAACGATTATGGAGCTTTTTGTTGAGCTTTTTCAGCCATTAATTATGGCGAGGATTATTGATCATGGGATTATGGAAGGAGATCTCAACACCGTCTTATTGTGGGGCGGGATTATGGTAGGTATTTCTCTTATTGCCTTTGCTTCAGGAATCATAAACTCCTTTTATTCGGCTCATGTGAGTCAAAACTTCGGCTTTGATATTAGAAAAGATTTGTTTGAGAAGGTACAAGCCTTTTCTTTTGCCAATTTCAATAGGTTTCCCACATCCTCACTGATCACAAGAATGACAAACGATATTACTCAGCTGCAAAATGTTATTTTTATGGGGCTACGGATCGCTTTGCGTGCTCCTCTGCTAGTGATTGGCGGAACCATTATGGCGCTTATTGTCAATGCCAAGCTGGCCTTAATCTTATTATTGACCATCCCTTTTCTTGTTTGTTTTTTAATTTGGATATTAAACCGAGGAGGGACACTTTTCCGATCTGTTCAAGATAGACTGGATGGGGTCAACAATGTTATGCAGGAAAACCTAGCCGGAATAAGGCTTATTAAAGCATTTTTAAGAAGAAAGCATGAGTCAAAGCGCTTTGGGGTGTCTAATCAACAGCTCATGGATCGTACTGTTTCCGCACTGCGTTTTATGGAGCTGACGATGCCCATTCTTCTTCTGGTGATGAATCTTGCAATCATTGCTGTGCTTTGGTTTGGCAGCCGAGAGGTGACGGCAGGAGGAGCTTCAGTAGGTGAAGTGGTAGCAATTGTTAACTATATTACGAGAATTACAGGGGCTTTGACGGTATTTTCCTTTATCATCATGGGAGTTTCTAGAGCAAGAGCGTCAGCCAATCGGGTTACGGATGTGCTCGACACGGACATTGATTTAATTGACGCAGAAAACGTAACGCCTAACACTCGCTTTCAGCAAGGCTCTGTTGAGTTTAAGCAAGTTGGCTTTAGGTATCCTAGCTCAGAATCTGCTGTGCTAGAGGAGATTTCCTTTAAGGCTGATGCAGGAGAAACGATTGCGATCCTCGGTGCCACTGGCTCAGGGAAAACCTCTTTATTCCAGCTTATTCCTCGCTTGTATGATGTAGATCATGGAAGGATTCTGATTGATGGCCTCGATATAAGCATGGTAAAGCTGAAGGATCTCAGGCAGCAAATTGGCTATGTTCCGCAAGAGGCTCTCCTTTTTACAGGAACAGTAAGGGAAAATATTGCTTGGGGTAAGGAGCAGGCAACCATGGAGCAAATTGTTGAAGCAGCCACAGCAGCCCAAATTCATGAGACTATTATGAAGCTTCCTAAGCAATATGACACGGTGGTTGGGCAAAAGGGAGTGAATCTTTCTGGTGGTCAGAAGCAAAGACTTTCTATAGCTCGGGCATTGATTCGAAATCCAAGGATTTTACTGTTAGATGACAGTACGAGCGCATTAGACTTAAAAACAGAAGCAAAGCTGCTTCAAGCCATTAAAGAGTACACCTGTACGACATTTATCATTACGCAGAAGATCAGCACATCCATTGAAGCGGATCGAATTCTGATTATAGAAGAGGGTAGATTGATTGCTGAGGGAAATCACCAGGAGCTTTTAAAGGACTCGGATCTCTATCAACGAATCTTCCAATCTCAATTTGGAGAGGAGGAGTTAAAGCATGCTCAAACATCTCAGTGA
- a CDS encoding DinB family protein, giving the protein MTHAKTVLLDQLLANANDRSWYLSFQEVADGVTDGEANWKPYSKGHSMAEIVQHLIYWNRVWQSRFEQSNVTAVQTLEDNADTFRIGKDRTFSELKKDLLDTLLSWQDLIISESSLDSKVQGFPEDAEWWAIIGNVATHNAYHIGQIAYLRKMQKHTIS; this is encoded by the coding sequence ATGACTCACGCTAAAACCGTATTATTAGACCAACTATTAGCCAATGCAAATGACCGCAGTTGGTATCTTTCATTCCAGGAAGTAGCTGATGGAGTGACTGATGGAGAGGCAAATTGGAAACCATATTCTAAGGGTCACAGCATGGCTGAAATCGTTCAGCATTTGATTTATTGGAATCGAGTCTGGCAGTCGAGATTTGAGCAGTCTAACGTTACTGCTGTTCAAACATTAGAGGATAATGCTGATACGTTTAGGATAGGTAAAGATCGTACATTTTCTGAGTTGAAAAAAGACTTGTTAGATACACTCTTGTCTTGGCAAGACCTAATCATAAGTGAGAGTAGCTTAGATTCTAAAGTTCAGGGGTTTCCAGAAGACGCTGAATGGTGGGCCATAATTGGAAATGTAGCAACGCATAACGCGTACCATATTGGACAAATCGCTTACTTGAGGAAAATGCAAAAACATACCATTTCTTAA
- a CDS encoding Dps family protein: protein MSQTTATQNLTDVLNKQISNWSVLYIKLHNYHWFVSGENFYELHEKYEEFYTAAAEYIDDLAERLLAINGKPVATMRDFLQHATITEATGNETPKQMVETIYNDFQTIIEELKQGIGVAENHKDEPTADMLIDIRGNIEKHAWMLKAFLNK, encoded by the coding sequence ATGTCACAAACAACGGCTACTCAAAACCTTACAGACGTATTGAATAAACAAATTTCGAATTGGAGTGTCCTTTATATTAAGCTCCATAATTATCATTGGTTTGTTAGTGGAGAAAATTTCTATGAGCTACATGAAAAGTATGAAGAGTTCTATACAGCTGCTGCTGAGTATATTGATGATTTAGCGGAGCGCTTATTAGCCATCAATGGAAAGCCTGTCGCTACAATGAGAGATTTTTTACAGCATGCAACAATTACTGAGGCTACTGGTAATGAAACACCAAAGCAAATGGTAGAAACCATTTATAATGATTTTCAAACGATCATTGAAGAATTAAAGCAAGGAATCGGTGTAGCGGAAAACCATAAAGACGAACCTACTGCTGATATGCTAATCGATATTAGAGGAAATATTGAGAAGCACGCATGGATGCTTAAAGCTTTTTTGAACAAATAA
- a CDS encoding DUF421 domain-containing protein: MDFIWETIVLTLAGILLLRLTGRKSVAQMTISSTIVLVSVGTVIVQPVIQKNVWKTILAIAIISVLLIIIEFLQMKFNLFDIIFSGKSKVIIKDGKPHTENLMKLRLGIDQLEMRLRQNGISKIEDVQTATLEANGQIGYELMPDAKPLTVGEFKKLMGYPTASQQVQSSLHQQEEGYNLFDEVKADGHDKLIPKRLE; the protein is encoded by the coding sequence ATGGATTTCATATGGGAAACGATCGTTCTTACATTAGCAGGTATCTTACTATTACGTTTAACGGGAAGAAAATCAGTGGCGCAGATGACCATATCCTCAACGATTGTTCTAGTCTCTGTGGGAACAGTTATTGTTCAACCGGTCATACAGAAAAACGTATGGAAAACGATTCTAGCCATTGCTATTATCAGTGTATTACTTATTATCATTGAATTCCTACAGATGAAATTTAATCTCTTTGATATAATATTTTCTGGTAAGTCAAAGGTTATCATCAAGGATGGGAAGCCTCATACTGAAAATTTGATGAAGCTCAGGCTTGGGATAGACCAATTAGAAATGCGTTTGAGGCAAAATGGAATCAGTAAAATAGAAGACGTTCAAACAGCAACTTTGGAAGCAAACGGTCAAATTGGGTATGAATTAATGCCCGACGCAAAGCCGCTAACTGTTGGGGAATTTAAGAAACTCATGGGCTACCCTACTGCGAGTCAGCAAGTACAATCTTCCTTGCACCAACAAGAGGAAGGCTACAATCTGTTTGATGAAGTAAAAGCTGATGGACATGATAAGCTTATACCTAAAAGGCTAGAGTAA